In the Wyeomyia smithii strain HCP4-BCI-WySm-NY-G18 chromosome 2, ASM2978416v1, whole genome shotgun sequence genome, one interval contains:
- the LOC129725403 gene encoding pickpocket protein 28-like yields MAHPESVQNGINHAVLADHSTKPETGISSKPRKSLINRFGYDKHIHHIHSLEDSFVDFCGCSSIHGVRYIGCRSNSYAEKLIWTVIFIITLYFAGTNIIEAYIKWEKNPAKIVSSDGITYSWEIPFPAVTICPQTKSKRTLFKIGEAYRETKGQLDKFDDNLKGLLQLCDAPCLYNVNYSSTANPRIVRMMHEVAPTLTDICESITWDLDKLNCTEMFQKVLTEDGVCYSFNPISAKEMFRDDRLHRRYSHSEATVPIQNWIPEVGYGSVDAEMEYPRRSFLDDKKIDLVINLRLDQNDYDYSCRTEQGFMVYVHSPEDFPQANYRAIYAPMGKSTYVTVKAKITELSPRLQEFPPEGRKCFMAGEKQLEFFRVYTQKNCELECRAREQLFTEGCVNFALPHDEEDKICNVRKVHCTADGSRGREKKIRPQRSSSKKSCHCLQTCTYLKYESEMLQTDLDYWSIRNEQRNSSNISYTQISVHYNKEKFPTFERTDSYTLTELLGTFGGLLGLFMGVSLLSFVEIVYFCTLRPFCVWRRKNRKLKLQQAKLASEEPAPPEEK; encoded by the exons CTGACCATTCGACGAAACCGGAAACAGGAATCTCATCGAAACCACGAAAAAGTCTGATTAACCGGTTTGGTTATGATAAGCACATCCACCACATTCACTCACTGGAGGATTCGTTCGTGGATTTTTGCGGATGTAGTTCGATTCACGGTGTTCGGTACATTGGTTGTCGTAGCAATTCCTATGCAGAGAA GCTCATTTGGACGGTCATCTTTATAATTACGTTGTATTTTGCCGGAACAAACATCATCGAGGCGTATATAAAATGGGAGAAGAATCCCGCCAAAATAGTGTCCTCGGATGGAATTACGTACAGTTGGGAGATTCCATTTCCCGCCGTCACGATCTGTCCTCAAACAAAGTCAAAGCGAacgttgttcaaaatcggtgaAGCTTATCGGGAGACCAAAGGACAGCTCGATAAATTTGACGACAATCTGAAAGGATTATTACAGCTATGTGACGCTCCTTGCTTGTATAATGTGAACTATTCTAGCACAGCGAATCCACGAATTGTCCGCATGATGCACGAGGTCGCCCCAACGTTGACCGACATATGCGAAAGCATTACCTGGGACTTGGATAAGCTGAACTGCACAGAAATGTTTCAGAAGGTTCTAACCGAAGATGGCGTATGCTATAGTTTCAATCCGATTTCCGCGAAGGAAATGTTCCGCGATGATCGACTTCATCGGCGTTACAGCCACAGTGAAGCGACGGTTCCCATTCAGAACTGGATTCCGGAGGTAGGATATGGATCGGTCGACGCCGAAATGGAATATCCCAGACGGTCCTTCTTGGACGATAAGAAAATTGATCTAGTGATCAATTTACGTCTAGATCAAAACGATTACGATTACAGTTGCCGCACGGAGCAGGGCTTTATGGTGTACGTACACTCGCCGGAGGATTTTCCGCAGGCCAACTATCGAGCGATCTACGCTCCGATGGGAAAAAGTACCTATGTGACAGTGAAGGCGAAGATAACTGAACTTTCTCCCAGACTGCAAGAGTTTCCACCGGAAGG GAGAAAATGTTTCATGGCTGGCGAGAAGCAATTGGAATTCTTCCGGGTATACACACAGAAAAACTGCGAGCTAGAATGCCGAGCACGGGAACAGCTATTCACGGAAGGATGCGTAAACTTTGCGCTGCCCCATGACGAGGAGGACAAAATCTGCAATGTGCGCAAGGTTCACTGCACAGCAGATGGTAGTAGAGGTCGCGAAAAAAAGATTCGACCCCAGAGGAGCTCGAGCAAAAAAAGTTGCCACTGTTTACAAACCTGCACTTATCTGAAGTATGAGTCGGAAATGCTACAAACCGATCTGGACTACTGGAGCATCCGAAACGAACAACGGAATTCTTCGAA CATCTCATACACTCAAATTAGCGTTCACTACAACAAGGAAAAGTTTCCGACCTTCGAAAGGACAGACTCCTACACGCTGACCGAGCTGCTGGGAACCTTCGGTGGTTTGCTGGGACTTTTCATGGGAGTGTCACTGCTTAGCTTCGTGGAAATCGTGTACTTCTGCACTCTGCGGCCATTCTGTGTTTGGAGACGAAAAAATCGCAAGTTAAAATTACAGCAAGCGAAACTTGCTTCGGAAGAGCCTGCTCCTCCTGaggagaaatga
- the LOC129720401 gene encoding uncharacterized protein LOC129720401, whose amino-acid sequence MVPKVALLALILVASVLTIAAEKARFDNYRLYQIPLDNLQQLEVLQAVEQLGDGYSFWAEPAHVNSRADLVVPPHKFAEFSELVDRYGLRADLKVSNLQQLFDYELRRTTKEAFGWNAYYTLEEIYAWMDGLVAQYPTVLTAIVGGSSYEGREIRGVKVSYKAGNPGVFMEGTIHAREWVSAATLTWILNELLTSSDESVRNIAENYDWYFFPVTNPDGYVFTHTSNRQWRKTRQPHSILCFGADPNRNWGYNFMQGGASSVPCSDTFAGPEAFSEPETKSLSEYFTSVQSSISTYLSFHSYSQLLLLPYGHTTEPLDNYAEMMEVGTKAIQKLQERYGTVYKIGNIAEAIYVASGGSIDWIKGVYQTPIVFAYELRDTGTYGFVLPPEQIIPNSEETLDSIIVILEEGKNRGIHSLVTLHTSTRIMVPKVALQALFLAASFLTISAEKARFDNYRLYQIQIDNLQQLEVLQAIEQLSDGYNFWAEPAHVNSRADLVVPPHKFAEFSELVDRYGFRADLKVSNLQQLFDDELRRTTKEAFGWNAYYTLEEIYAWMDGLVAQYPTVLTAIVSGSSYEGREIRGVKVSYKAGNPGVFMEGTIHAREWVSAATLTWILNELLTSSDESVRNIAENYDWYFFPVTNPDGYVFTHTSNRLWRKTRQPHSILCVGADPNRNWGYNFMQGGASNVPCSDTYAGPEAFSEPETKSLSEYFSSVQSSISTYLSFHSYSQLLLLPYGHTTEPLDNYAEMMEVGTKAIQKLQERYGTVYKIGNIAEAIYIASGGSIDWIKGIYQTPIVFTYELRDTGTYGFVLPPEQIIPNSEETLDSIIVILEEGKNRGIH is encoded by the exons ATGGTTCCTAAGGTGGCGCTGCTGGCGCTTATTCTGGTCGCTAGTGTCTTGACGATTGCAGCCGAAAAAGCTCGATTCGATAACTATCGCCTCTACCAGATTCCTCTCGATAACTTGCAACAGCTGGAAGTGTTGCAGGCTGTTGAACAGTTAGGTGACGGTTATAGCTTTTGGGCTGAACCAGCGCATGTCAACAGCAGAGCTGATCTCGTGGTACCGCCTCATAAGTTCGCGGAGTTCTCCGAGTTAGTTGATCGGTATGGATTACGAGCAGACCTGAAGGTTTCAAACTTACAGCAACTGTTCGATTATGAACTACGGCGTACAACGAAGGAAGCTTTCGGATGGAACGCATATTATACCCTGGAAGAGATTTACGCTTGGATGGATGGCCTTGTGGCACAGTATCCCACGGTATTAACTGCGATAGTGGGAGGATCTTCTTACGAGGGTCGAGAAATACGCGGTGTCAAGGTTTCCTATAAAGCAGGCAATCCGGGTGTTTTCATGGAAGGCACAATTCATGCTCGAGAGTGGGTCAGTGCAGCTACGTTGACATGGATTCTGAATGAACTGCTGACTTCTTCGGATGAAAGCGTGCGAAATATTGCGGAGAACTACGACTGGTACTTCTTCCCAGTGACTAATCCGGACGGCTATGTATTCACGCATACGTCAAATCGTCAGTGGAGAAAGACTCGCCAACCGCACAGTATTCTCTGCTTTGGGGCCGATCCTAATCGCAATTGGGGTTACAATTTTATGC AGGGAGGAGCATCTAGTGTACCCTGTTCCGATACCTTCGCTGGGCCAGAAGCGTTTTCAGAACCGGAAACTAAATCACTTTCGGAGTATTTTACATCCGTCCAATCTTCGATCAGCACATATCTCTCGTTCCACTCTTACTCTCAATTGTTACTGTTACCTTATGGACACACTACCGAGCCCCTGGATAACTATGCAGAAATG ATGGAGGTAGGAACCAAAGCAATACAAAAACTACAGGAACGTTATGGAACGGTGTACAAGATTGGTAACATCGCCGAAGCTATCT ATGTAGCATCTGGAGGCAGTATCGACTGGATCAAGGGTGTCTACCAAACTCCGATTGTCTTCGCCTACGAACTGCGTGATACGGGAACATATGGATTCGTGCTACCACCGGAGCAAATCATTCCCAACTCCGAGGAAACTCTTGACTCGATTATTGTTATTCTGGAGGAGGGAAAAAATCGTGGAATTCAT TCGTTAGTAACTCTGCACACGTCCACGCGAATAATGGTTCCTAAGGTGGCGCTGCAGGCGCTTTTTCTGGCCGCTAGTTTCTTGACTATTTCAGCCGAAAAAGCTCGATTCGATAACTATCGTCTCTACCAAATTCAAATCGATAACTTGCAACAGCTGGAGGTGCTGCAAGCCATTGAACAGTTGAGTGACGGTTATAACTTTTGGGCTGAACCAGCGCATGTCAACAGCAGAGCCGACCTTGTTGTACCACCTCACAAGTTCGCGGAGTTCTCGGAGCTTGTAGATCGGTATGGATTTCGAGCGGACCTGAAGGTTTCGAATCTACAGCAACTGTTCGACGACGAACTACGGCGCACAACAAAAGAAGCTTTCGGATGGAACGCGTATTACACCCTGGAAGAGATTTACGCGTGGATGGATGGTCTTGTGGCACAGTATCCCACGGTATTAACTGCGATCGTGAGTGGATCTTCGTACGAGGGCCGAGAAATACGCGGTGTTAAGGTTTCCTACAAAGCAGGCAATCCGGGTGTGTTCATGGAAGGCACAATTCATGCTCGAGAGTGGGTCAGCGCAGCTACCTTAACATGGATTCTGAATGAACTGCTGACTTCTTCGGATGAAAGCGTGCGAAACATTGCGGAGAATTACGACTGGTACTTCTTCCCAGTGACTAATCCGGATGGTTACGTTTTCACGCATACGTCGAATCGTTTGTGGAGAAAGACTCGCCAACCGCACAGTATTCTTTGTGTTGGGGCTGATCCTAATCGTAATTGGGGATACAATTTTATGC AAGGAGGAGCATCTAACGTACCCTGTTCTGATACTTACGCTGGACCGGAAGCGTTTTCTGAACCGGAAACTAAATCACTTTCGGAATATTTCTCATCCGTCCAATCTTCGATAAGCACATATCTCTCGTTCCACTCCTACTCTCAATTGTTACTGTTACCTTATGGACACACTACCGAGCCCCTGGATAACTATGCAGAGATG ATGGAGGTAGGAACCAAAGCAATACAAAAACTACAGGAACGATATGGAACAGTATACAAGATTGGTAACATCGCCGAAGCAATCT ATATCGCATCTGGAGGAAGTATCGACTGGATCAAGGGAATTTACCAGACTCCGATTGTTTTCACTTACGAACTGCGTGATACCGGAACGTACGGATTCGTGCTACCACCGGAGCAGATCATTCCCAACTCCGAGGAAACCCTTGACTCGATTATTGTTATTCTGGAGGAGGGAAAAAATCGTGGGATCCATTAG